The following proteins are encoded in a genomic region of Macrobrachium nipponense isolate FS-2020 chromosome 44, ASM1510439v2, whole genome shotgun sequence:
- the LOC135204235 gene encoding COX assembly mitochondrial protein homolog, producing the protein MAAFAESDSSLPSDRKFRNTGGPHGLGDPDDKSLRKVELEVMIPKKMRDIARAEKCSKEVEEFTLCCKDSKLSMFYTCRKENTALWGCLEKWYKDEEFKEQCKIEYLAERSEYRRTGMTRKERQRLQTSGF; encoded by the exons ATGGCTGCATTTGCTGAAAGTGATTCCAGTTTACCTTCAGATCGCAAATTTAGGAACACCGGAGGACCCCATGGGTTAG GTGATCCAGATGACAAATCCTTACGGAAGGTGGAGCTTGAAGTCATGATACCAAAAAAGATGCGAGATATTGCCCGAGCAGAAAAATGCAGTAAGGAAGTAGAAG aatTTACCCTGTGTTGTAAAGATTCAAAGTTATCAATGTTCTACACATGTCGAAAAGAGAATACTGCTCTATGGGGCTGTCTAGAAAAATGGTACAAAGATGAGGAATTTAAG GAACAATGTAAAATTGAGTATCTTGCCGAGAGGAGTGAATACCGAAGAACAGGAATGACGAGAAAAGAAAGGCAAAGGCTTCAGACTTCAGGATTTTAA